CGTCTTAGCTCATGTTATTTCTCCTTCAGAAGAGGAAAGAGAATTAGCCGCTGATCAGCCTCATCAGGACTTTGAACCACTTCCCTACCGTAATTTAGAGAAGCAATTACAGTCCTATCAAGCAACTCTAACTTGTCCGAGTGAACTAGAAATTGTGAGTGGCGACCCCGCCGAGGAAATCGTGCGGCTTGCCAATATCTATGAAGCAGACTTGATTATGATTGGCAGTCGAGGTCTGACAGGCTTAAACCGGATCATTCAGGGATCAGTAAGCAGCCAGGTAGTAGAAAGCGCTCCCTGCTCAGTTTGGGTCGTAAAACCCAAATTCCAGTAATCGGTTAGTAATCGCTAGAAAACCTAAACCCAATGACAGCAAGGTTAATCTTGCATGTCAAACTTTCTCATTCCTTCAAGAAAGCTCAGGCTTGATGAATTTTATACTTGACTCTGCTGGCGCAGCGATCGCAGAGGTGCTTGCACAGTAGACAGGTCAGGGCTTTTGGAAACAGACTGTGAAAACTCACTCAGGTTGCAGAGTCATCCTTAACTCTAATACACTCCTAGCCAAGACCAGTCATCATTACCCTACCCCTTGCCATGTTTGCAAGTTCAGACAATCCTGAACTCTCTATCGTTATTCCTTTTTATAACGAGGCGCTCAACATTGATCACCTGTTTGAGCGGTTACTCTCGGTACTCGATCAACTCCAAGTTCAGTACGAAGTTATTTGCATTAATGATGGCAGTCAAGATGACACGCTAAAGTACTTAGTGAAGCATCACCAGCGTCGGCCTGAAATTAAGGTGATTAACTTATCCCGTAATTTTGGCAAGGAAGTGGCCCTCACCGCAGGTCTAGATTTTAGCCAAGGGGCCGCTGTCGTTCCCATTGATGCTGATTTACAAGATCCGCCCGAATTAATTGGAGATTTGATGGCAAAGTGGCGGGAAGGCTACGATGTTGTATTTGCAACACGGCGATCGCGACAGGGAGAAAGTTGGATCAAGCGCTGGACTGCGGATGTGTTTTATCGCCTTATCGGACGCATGAGCCAAGTCCCGATTCCTCGAAACACCGGAGACTTCCGCTTACTCGATCGCCGTGTCATTGATGCCCTCAAGCAAATGCCAGAAAGAACTCGCTTCATGAAAGGGCTATTTGCTTGGGTCGGATTCAAACAAGCAGCGGTGTTTTACGATCGCCCCCAACGCTACAAAGGCACAACAACCTGGAATTACTGGCGCTTGTGGAACTTTGCCGTAGATGGCATTACTTCTTTTAGCTTCCTACCCTTAAAAGTTTGGAGCTATTTGGGTCTATCTCTCTCCATTCCCTCATTTTGCTACGCTACTTTTCTGGTTGTGCGGACTTTAATCTTCGGGATCGATGTACCTGGTTATGCCTCCTTAATGGTGGTTGTCTTATTTTTAGGTGGCATCCAACTAATCACGCTCGGCATCATTGGTGAATACTTAGGTCGAGTTTACGAAGAAGTCAAGCGAAGACCACTTTATTTAGTCCGAGAAGCCTATGGCTTTAAGACCACTAATCCCGAATAGCTTCATTTAACTTTTTCAGCAGCGATTGACAACGAATACAATGCCAATATCGTGACTCCTATATTTTGGAGCTAGCGATAGGTAGACTCTGCTGTATTCTATGAATGCAATGCTAGGAAGACTGTTAGGGGCACGCTACAAAGTTATACAAGCTCTAGGCTCAGGCGGGTTTGGTCAGACCTACATTGCAGAGGACATGCAGCGACCTGGAAATCCTCCCTGCGTGCTAAAACACCTCAATTTTTCGACACATCATTCCCAGGTTTTGCAGCAAGTGAGGCGCTTGTTTTATGCAGAAGCAGAAACTTTAGAAAAGCTAGGGAAACACCATGACCAAATTCCTCAACTGCTGGCTTATTTTGAGGAAGAGCAAGAATTTTATTTAGTGCAAGAATTTATACCTGGAAATCCTTTAAGTGTGGAATTACCTGGGGGCACTAAGTTATCAGAAGCCCAAGTCATTGGCATCTTGGAAGATGTTTTAGGAGTCTTAGCTTACGTCCACTCTCAAGGGGTCATTCACCGAGATATCAAGCCAGATAACTTGATCAGGCGACAGCAGGACGGCAAATTAGTTTTGATTGATTTTGGTGCTGTCAAAACCATTACCAACCAAGTGGTCGAAACGACAGGCCAAACCCAGTTAAGCGTACCGATTTACACCTCTGGTTACGGAGCTAGTGAGCAATGTTTAGGGAAGCCTCAATTTAGCAGCGACATTTATGCGTTAGGCGTGATTGCGATTCAAGCCCTAACGGGAATGCGGCCTTCCCAGTTTCCTCTCGACCCAGAAAGTAGTGAAATCGTTTGGCACGATCAAGCTCGTGTCAGTCTTCATTTGAGAAACATCATTGACAAGATGGTGCGCTATCACTTCAGTCAGCGTTACCAATCGGCGATCGCAGTTTTACAAGACCTCCACCAAATTGCTGATGCACCTGTTGCTACAAGCGATCCGGTTAAACCTGCGGCAACTCCGATCGTAGCTCCCACCGTAAATCCCATCAGACCTGTTAAAAGCGAGCGCTTTCGTCGGCTATGGCCCGTTTTATTGGGAGTTGGGGTTGCTGCAATTGCTAGCTTTGGGGTCGCAGCTCTGTTGAAAAAGCCTTTACTTCAACCTTTCATCGATGCGGCTGTAGAAACACCCACAGAAACTCTCAACCCACTAACTAGCTCCGATTCAGCGATCGCAACCACTAATATGAGCTGGGGCGAGAAAATTTTGACACCGGGAGTCGCCCCACCTACTAAACAGAAGGGAGTGGATGCGTTCGCCGCCAGTGCGTATCCTCAAGCAGTGATAGCTCTAGAAGCCGCACGTCAGGCAGAGCGTAGCGACCCCGAAACCCTGATCTATCTCAACAATGCTCGAATTGGGGCAACTCCTGCTCATGCGATCGCAGTGGCTGTTCCTCTAGGCGACACCCTTTACTCGTCCTTAGAAATTTTACGAGGGGTAGCCCACGCTCAAACCCAGGTAAACCAGAAGGGAGGGATTAATGGCGTACCACTCAAAGTTGCGATCGCCAATGACAGCAATCAAGCTGAGCTAGCTGAAGCCATTGCCACTACTTTAGTCAACCGCTCCGAAGTTCTAGGAGTTGTGGGGCATGGCACCAGCGATACGACTCTAGCGGCGGGTCAGGTTTACCAAGCAGGGGAATTAGCCATGGTGGCCCCAGTCAGTTCTGCCGTTCAACTTTCGACGCTGGGCGACTATATTTTTCGGGTGATGCCCAGCGATCGCTTCACCGCCCGTGCCCTCTGCAACTACATGCTGACTCAGCTACAAAAGAAGCGAGTCGCGATCTTTTTCAGCTCTGGGAGTAGCTACAGCGAATCCTTAAGCAGTGAGTTTAAGAATGCTTTATTTTACGGAAATCAAGGCCAGGTCGTAGCGGAATTTGATTTGGCTGGCCCTGACTTCAACGCTTACGAAACAGTTGAGCAAGCGATTAAGAAAAAAGCAGAGGTGATTATGCTAGCCGCCCCCAGTCAGGTGAGCGATCGCGCCTTGCAGGTGGTACAAATGAACCGCAGACGGCTTCCCGTTCTAGCCGGGGACAGCATCTATACCAAGAAGACTTTACAAGTGGGGGGAGAGGCAGCAGTCGGCATGGTTGTGGCGGTTCCTTCCAATGTTTTGGGGAATACTCGCCTACCCTTTCAACAGCAAGCCCAGAAGCTATGGGGGCATGAGATCGACTGGCGCACGGCTCTTGCCTACGACTCAACCCAGACTTTGGTCGCAGGAATCCAACGCGACCCTTCTCGTCGCGGAGTTAGACAGACTTTAGAAACACCGAATTTTGCTGCAACTGGTGCTCTAGGTGCCGTGTCCTTTTCCCCGACAGGCGATCGCGAAGGGGTAGTGCAGCTAGTTCAGGTCGCGCCCGCTTCTAAACAACAACCTCAGGTTTATCGGTTCAAGCCCATCAACTAGTCCTGAGCGCTAGCGAGAAATTTCCAGCATAGTTGCAGGAGCAGAAGTCGAACTAGCGGGAGTGTTGGGTTGCTGCTTCAGGCGCTTCAGTTGCAGTTCCCGAAATTGTGCTGCGGCATCATTCAAATTTTGTTGCTGCTCAGCTCCGTAGTCATCCGCACTCCGCATGCCACTAAAAGCAGCCCGGTGCATTAGGTTAAACAAACTGGAGGCACCGTTGCCAGAACGATCAGAAAAGAGATCGGTACCTCCATCCTTATTTTGGAAATCCTCTAACGGCTGCACAGCCCCGGCGGTTTGGGCCAAGGTTGGTTGAGGCAGTAGACCAGGAACGAGAGCAACACCGACTAGCAGACCGAGAATGAGTCGGGCCTGGAAGCGAGGAGAAGCTAATTTGATCTGAGGCTGCATCTTCATAAGCCGTTTTGGGTGCAAGGTTTACTAAGCTTTTACTGACGTTTAGGACGTAAACAAACTAGAAAAGCTCCCACGTTGCATCTAAATTAGGGATATTTTCTAGGTTTGTCGATCCACTTTATTCACTCTATAAAGACAGTCTAACTCTGCTTAGGCGAATGTACGACGCAGTAAAGGCTGAATGCTCAACAGCGCGACGAGATCAAACGCCAAAAGAACCAAGAGTGCTCCGCCTAAACTGACTGCTCCCCAAGGCGCTTGCATCACCACACTGTTTAAGGCCCAGTCGTTGTGTAAATAGAGATAGCGAATTGGCTCGATCGCGTAGCTCAGGGGATTGAGCGTCGCTACCACTTGTAACCAGCGCGGCATAAAAGACAGAGGCGCAAGCGCAGTGCTGGCAAACAACAGCGGTAAATTGGTGACAAAAATCACGGCAATCAGTTCGACGTGTCCGGGCAAAGCAAAGGCCAAACCTAAGCTCAAGCCTGTGACTCCCAAGACGAGAGCAAACACAATTAAAGTGACAACACCCAAACCGAGGAGATTAGGTAGACCAGCGCCTAGAAATGCGATCGCGCTGACAATCACTGCTGTCTGAATCAAGCTGAGCGTGGTGATGAAAATCGCTGAGGCCACCACAATGGAGAAGCGAGAAGCCAGCGGTGCCACTAACAGACGATTTAAGAAACCAAACTCGCGATCGAACATCACAGGCAGACCTGCATTCAGCGCCCCACCAAAAGCCGTGAAGACAATAATGCCCGCACCTAAAAACTGACCATAACTCTGGCTATCCCCAAACAAACCCTGCGGCACATTTTGAAACAAAGCGCCAAACAAAACCAGCCACATCAACGGCTGAATAATGCCAGCAATCAATGTAGAGGGACGACGTTGCAACTGAATAAATAGGCGACGGGTGAGCGCTAAAGTTTCTTGAACAAAGTCACTCAAAGCGCTGGTCTGAGGCAATGCGGTTTTTGCAGCGAGTCCAACGGCATGGCTAGGTAGAGCTGCATTTTCAGAAGGGACGCTGGGTTTCGGGGGAGTTACACTACGGCTCATTCAACTGTCCTCAGTTAGCTTAGGAATTAGTGCTCAAGAATTAACGCTCAGGGTCAACGCATATTTTGTTTGCGTTCGGCTTTGGGATCACGGCTCCCTGCCGCTGCGAGTTCTGCATCTACCAAAGTGCGACCTGTAGCAGCGAGGTAGACATCATCTAAGCTGGGGCGGGCTTGAGCAATGCCAAAGGTGGGTAGACCCGCCTCTTTGAGGGCTTGCTGTACCGTCGTGAGAGCTTCACTTTGGGACGCTACTACTAGATTGAGGGAATTGCCCTGAGCACTATTAATGATTACTTCCTGCACCGTCGGCAGGCTTTCTAACATTGCTCTGGCTTTTTCGGCTTCTTCAGGGGGCGTAAACTCTCGAATTCTTAAGGTAATGCGATCGCCCCCAACTTGATCCTTGAGAGCCGACGGTGTACCCGCTGCAATCACCAACCCGCGATCGATAATGGCAACGCGATCGGCTAAGGCATCAATCTCTTCTAAGTAATGGCTAGTGATAAGCACTGCGGTTCCTGCGGCTCGTAACTGACGTAGAAAGTTCCAGACTGCGACACGACTCTCAATATCCAAGCCTACCGTCGGCTCATCCAAAACCAAAACATCCGGCTGGTGCAGTAAACCCGCTGCCAAATCTAGCCGCTTCCGGAGTCCGCCTGAATAGGTGCCTGTCTTTTTATCGGCCCACTCTGCCAAGCCCAGTAATTCGATCGCTGTAGCAATTCGTTCTTTGGCGATCGTCCGAGGCAAATGATACAGCGCCGCTTGTAGTTGCAGCAGTTCCCGTCCAGTTAGAACTTTATCCAGTGCCACTTCTTGAGCTACGTAGCCCAGCAACTGTCGAGCTGCCCTAGGATTTTCAGTCACTGAAACACCAGACACCTCGACCTTGCCAGCATCCGGTTGCGCCAGGGTGCAAAGACAGCGAATCGTAGTGGTTTTACCTGCACCATTCGGTCCTAGGAGGCCAAAAATTTCTCCTGGTTCTACCTGAAACGAAACGTCTTTAACCGCTTCAACCTGACCGTAGTGCTTCTGGAGATGTTGAATCAGAACAGCGGGAGGCATAGCGATCAATATTCCTTGGCAATTTACAACTAAAGTTTAAGCAGCATCTCCTTTTATTCTAAACAGTTAGGCCTTGCAGCATTGGAATTGCACTGATTAAAGACTGGAGATTCTCGGTACAAAAGCTCAACAATTGATGGGTCAAAGGCAGACTATCTAGTACCATGCCAGCGCAGAGCAACATCAGATAGAGAATGGAATACTTAAACAGCGATCGCGCCTGATCTAAGTCAGCCGGAGCTTTTATCAGTTGCCATGCTTTCTGAGCAAAGACACTGCCCAATAGCAAGGCTACAGCAGCATACACCGCTCCCATCACATGTAAGGGATACACCAACAAAAGGGTCACGGGGATCAAGAGCAAGGTATACCACCAAATTTGCCGCGCCGTTTCTGCTTCTCCCGCGACCACAGGCAACATGGGCACCCCTACACTGGCGTAGTCTTTACGAATCATTAGCGCCAAAGCCCAAAAGTGCGGTGGCGTCCAGAAAAAGACAATCGCAAACAACACCCAAGCCGCCCAACTTAAATCACCTGTCACCGCTGCCCAACCGACTAACGGTGGAATTGCCCCAGCCGCGCCGCCAATCACAATATTCTGGGTACTATGCCGTTTGAGCCAGTGGGTATAGACCAAGACATAGACCACAATGCCCGACATCGCCAGCAAAGCGCTGAGCAAATTGGCAAAGACCACCAATAAAGAAAAGGAAACTGAAGCCAGGGCGATCGCAAAAATCAGCGCGTCACGAGGCTGCACCCGACCCGAAGGCAGAGGGCGATGCCGTGTCCGCTCCATTACATAGTCAATGTCGCGATCGTATAAACAGTTGATGGTGTTGGCAGAGGCCGCAGCCAGAGCACCCCCGGTCAACGTCACCAGCAGCAACAGCGGATTCACTTGGCCTTCTGCCGCAATCCACATTCCACCTGCGGTGGTAATCAGCAGCAGCAGGATAATGCGGGGTTTAGTGAGTTGGTAATAGCTCTGAATAACTTGAACTAAGTTTTGGTTTCGGCGGGGGGCTTGAGTCCAAAGCGTTTCTTGCATTATTTAGTTCCTATAAAACTTGCAGGCTACAGCAGCGGGGACACGACCCTACTGATCGTTAGCCATTCATGGCCTTATTAGGCTCTACAGTCTTACCTAAAGCGGGGCTAGGCAGGTTCAGAGTGAATGCTAGGCGAGGGTTGCACCGACAAACTAGAGGTCGGCTCAGCCGCTTTAATCGTGGAGCGATCGCGCCAAGCTACCACGGTGAATGCCACTAAGGTTCCGAGTAAAGCCGCACCAATCGCTTGGTGAGCCACGGTTAGCGGTTCCACCTGAAGGTGTAAACGAAATGTAGCGATCCCCAAGGCAACTTGCAACACCAGCAGACCTGCAATCCAGTTGGCAAACTGGCGCAGAAGTGGGCTTAGGGCAGGAGTTCGCCAAGCCAACCAGACAGTTGCGATCGTCGCTAAGCTAGCTGGCAGCACTCCAGCAATATGGCTATTCATCACTTGGCAGAGTTGAGCGGTTCCTAAGCATTGGTGTAACGCCCACTGCGAGCCAACTAGCGCCCCTAAAATGCTTTGAGCATAAACAAAGATAGCCGCGCTCAGACTGACCCAGGGTAGCTTTCCAACCGTGCCAGTGCCTTGATAAGGAACCAACGCCATGCGGATCACGAGCAAGGTCGTGAAATATAGCAATGCCGTTCCTAGGTGAGCCGTAACAATGTCGAAGCGCAGAAGTTCAGTGACTGTCAGTCCTCCCAAGGCTCCTTGAAACACAATCAAGCCTACAACTAGCGTGGCGGCCCAAGGCAACCAAGTTGGCAATTGGCGGCGATTCCACCAAGTAACTCCAAATAAGGCGATCGAAGACAAACCCAGCAGGGCTGCATCTAAGCGGTGGAACCACTCTAGGAAAACTTGCAGATTCATCTGCTGGCGGGGCACCAACTCCCCATAGCACAAGGGCCAGTCAGGGCAGGCTAATCCAGCATTCATCACCCGGGTAGCACTGCCAATTGCCATCAACAGCAGCGTCGCGATCGCCATCCGCATCACAAAACGCGAGAGCCATTGCACTAGCTGGGAGGACTCTGGCGCTAATTCAGGGTGACGAGGTAAGACAGAATCTGTCATAAGCGGTACCCTAACAAAAATCAAAATTTACTGGGATTTGGCCGACTCTCATCCTCACCCTAGCACTGGATCTTGAGGATGAAGGACTCTATTTACTACTTTAAGGACGCTATCCTTAAATGGAGGTAGGTTTAGGAATTTCTTTTGATTGTGAAGTAGGCTACAAACGGCTACATCTGGCTTTCAAGAGTTAAACCAGCATAAAAATCCAGACCTAGGATAAGTACTTCCAGGGCTTGATTCATCCGTCTTCGGTGCGATCCCGAAGAAATTCCTAAAGATATACAATGACGACCGATCTTCCCAACTCCCTGCTTTACCTTGGTAAGTAGATCGAACTGATAAAGCTTGATGATCCTAATTTTGCATTTAGCAAATTAATTCGTTTCTGCGGGAATTCTTTGGGCTGAATTTCCTTAGTTAATGAGATTTGAACTCATTAAAAAGAATTAATTGCCACTTAATCTCAAAGTTAGTTTTGATAGGAAGCTCTAACTAGCCGTGAAAATTCCCAGCGCTATTTCAGCCATGATTGCTGGCATCCTACTGACACTTGCGAGTGTTTGGTACGGCCAAAATCATGATTTGTTACCGATTGCAGCTTCTGAAGAAGCTCCTCTGGTAGACGGACTCTTCAATGTCATGATGACTATCGGAACTGGCATTTTCTTGCTGGTTCAGGGAGTCCTGATTATTTCCATCATTCGATTCCGTCGTCGTGAGGGAGACGACACAGATGGGCCTCCCATCCACGGCAACATCCCCCTCGAAATTCTTTGGACTGCGATCCCCGCCATCATTGTTTTGGGTATTTCGGTCTATAGCTTCGAAGTTTATCTGCGTGAAGGCGGCGTTGATCCCATGAATCACGCGGCTGCCCACGCCCCCAAGGCAGAACGGATGGCTCAAATGCCGGGAGCGGCGATCGCGGCCACCCTTACCGATACACCTGCCACCGAAAATCGCAATCAACTGGAACAAGAGCAAGCACTGCAAGATCCAGCCACGGCTGCGGTTCGGAATGAAACCATTCCACAACGCAAGGATGCTCCGGGTGAAGGCGTTACCGCAGGTCGGGTAGGGCCAACGCCTGACAAACAGGGTAAGGCACCTGAAATGGTCGTGAATGTCACAGGCTTGCAATTTGCCTGGATCTTTACTTACCCAGACAGCGGCGTGGTTGCGGCAGAATTACATGTCCCCACGGGTCGCGAGGTCAAACTCAATATTTCGGCCAATGATGTGATTCATGCCTTCTGGGTACCAGAGTTTCGCCTGAAGCAAGATGCAGTCCCTGGTCTACAAAGTGAACTGCGCTTTACACCCACCAGAATCGGAGAATATCCGCTCATCTGTGCCGAGCTTTGCGGTGCCTACCACGGTGCGATGAAGACTAAAGTTTTAGTTCAAGCGCCCCAAGATTTTGACAATTGGATTCAAAGTCAAAGGGTGGCGGCAGCGGAAGACTTAACTCAGGCGATCGCGGCTAACCCAGCCGATCTATCTACTGATGAATTTTTAGCGCCTTACACCCAAGATTTAGGCATCAGCGCAGCAGCACTTCAGGAACTTCCCCATAGCATGCACCAGATGCATCATGAGGATACTGTCAGCAGTACTGCCAGCTAAAGTAAGCCTAAGTTAAGGTTCAGTTGAGTTTGCTTTCAGAGAAATTTAGAGACTGTCACTTGGCATCTCTCTGTTGTGAGAATTGGCTATGACACAAGCACAGCTTCAAGAAACTGCCAACATCGCCGCCCACGGTTCCGAGCCTAAAGTAACCCATTGGCGCGAGTATTTTGGCTTTAGTACTGACCACAAGGTGATTGGGATTCAGTACCTGGTCACTACGTTTATCTTCTATTTAATTGGTGGTGTCTTGGCGACTGCCGTCCGCACCGAATTGGCAACGCCAGAGGTTGATTTTGTTAGCCGTGAGGTTTACAACAGCTTATTTACAGTCCACGCCACGATCATGATCTTTTTGTGGATCGTGCCTGCGGGGACGGGTGGCTTTGGCAACTTCTTGGTGCCTCTACTGATTGGGGCCAGAGACATGGCCTTTCCCCGGCTAAACGCGATCGCCTTCTGGATCATTCCGCCCGCAGGCTTGTTACTGCTTAGTAGCTTTCTAGTGGGGGCACCAGGTTCAGGTTGGACTTCTTATCCACCTCTGAGCACCATGGCTGCTGGCAAGGCTGGAGAAGCGATCTGGATCATGAGCGTGTTGCTGCTTGGAACCTCTTCGATCTTGGCGGCGGTCAACTTCATCGTCACGATTGTGAAGATGCGGACTCCCGGCATGGGCTATAACCAGATGCCGTTGTTTTGCTGGGCGATGCTCGCGACTTCAGCCTTAGCACTGATTGCGACTCCAGTTCTAGCAGGCGCACTGATTCTCTTAGCCTTTGATTTGCTGGCAGGTACGGCATTTTTTAACCCCACGGGTGGCGGTGACCCGATTGTTTACCAGCACTTGTTCTGGTTTTACTCGCACCCCGCCGTTTACATTATGATCTTGCCTTTCTTTGGCATGATCTCAGAGATTTTGCCTGTCCATGCTCGCAAGCCCATCTTTGGCTATAAGGCGATCGCTTACTCCAGCTTAGCGATCAGCTTTTTGGGCCTGATCGTGTGGGCACACCACATGTTCACCAGTGGCACCCCCGCTTGGCTGCGCATGTTCTTCATGATCACGACAATGGTGATCGCGGTTCCCACCGGGATCAAGGTGTTCAGTTGGCTGGCTACTATTTGGGGCGGCAAGCTACGGCTCAACAGCGCCATGCTGTTTGCAATGGGCTTTGTCTCCATGTTTGTGATCGGTGGCATCAGCGGCGTCATGGTGGCGGCTGTCCCCTTTGATATTCATGTTCACGACACCTACTTTGTCGTCGCCCACCTGCACTACGTCCTATTTGGCGGCAGCGTTTTTGGCATCTACGCTGGCTTCTATCACTGGTTCCCCAAAATGACGGGGCGGATGCTGAATGAAACCTGGGGCAAAATTCACTTTGCCATGATGTTGGTTGGCTTCAACATTACTTTCATGCCCATGCACAAGCTAGGGATGGAAGGGATGAACCGACGCATTGCTGAGTATGATCCCAAGTTCGCTACCCTGAACTTAATTTGTTCGGTCGGTGCTTATTTGCTGGCTCTCTCTACCATTCCCTTCATTGTGAATGCTTGCTGGAGTTGGATAGCCGGTCCCAAAGCACCAGACAACCCCTGGCAAGGTCTCACCTTAGAGTGGATGACGACTTCCCCACCTCCTGTGGAAAACTTTGAGAGTGATCCCGTCTTGGCTACAGGCCCGTATGACTATGGCATGGGCAGTCGCGCCACTCAGGTAGATGTGCCCTTCTCGGATGCTCGCGATCCAGCTTTATCGGCGGGTCCTAGTTCCGCGCTCAGAGCTGAGCCTGATCCGGCGGTTGCGGTTCATCCTGACGATCGCCAAGGCGAAAGCCATAACCGCTGATCAACCCAGATCGACGCACTTGTCGTTGCGCTAAAGGCATTGGAGATTCATGCAAGGTTCCACGATTGATCCGTCAAAAGCTGAGCTAAATTACCATCATCAAGCCGAAGCGTCAGAAGTTTCGGCGCATGGAGTTGAGCATCACGACTATCGCTTACTAGGTGTGATTGTGTTCCTGATTGCTGAGGGCATGATCTTCTTGGGCTTGTTTACGGCCTACCTCACCTTCCGGGCCGTAGCTCCCAGTTGGCCCCCCGCAGGGACACCCAAGTTGGAGTTACTTTTGCCTAGCATCAACACGGTCATTCTGATTGCTAGCAGTTTTGTCATCCACCAAGCAGATACCGCCGTTAAAAAAGACGACGTTAAGGGATTGCGGACTTGGTTTGGTGTCACCGCTTTGATGGGAGCCATCTTCTTGTGCGGTCAGATTTATGAGTACAAGCACTTAGAATTTGGCCTCACTTCAAACTTGTTTGGCAGCACCTTCTATGTGTTGACTGGCTTCCACGGTTTACACGTTTGCTTTGGCCTATTGCTAATGCTGGGTGTGCTGTGGCGATCGCTCAAGCCAAACCATTACTCGAAGGAGCATCACTTTGGCGTCGAAGCTGCCGAATTGTATTGGCACTTTGTTGACGTGATTTGGGTTTTGCTCTTTCTCCTGCTCTACTTGCTTTAAAACGGGCAACCCATTCATGATTCCTACCCCCTCCCTAGGGGGTTTTTAATTGCCAGCAACTATAGATAATGCGTTGTATAGAAGCCGAGGGTTGGCAGTGAAGTACGATAAATCTTTTCTTCCAGAAGTTTTTTCAGAAGTTCTTTCAGGCGTGGGGGCATACTTTAGGGCTTACCGTCGAGCCTTGGGCGCACTGGTTTTGGTCATCCCGCTCTTGCTCACTGCTTGCGGTGTGCCTAGAATTTCTGCTGAATCCAGGCTGTTTTTAGACCGCTCCCTAGAGTTTCTGGGGGAGTATCAACTGCCGCAGTCTACGTACAACAACACCCCAGTTGGAGCGTTATCAGCCCTGACTTATGATCGGCAGCGCGATCGCTTTTATGCTGTTTCTAATGATTCTAGTCAGCAGGCACCTGCCAGGTTTTACACCTTCAAGCTCAGTGTTGATGCAAGTGATCCGGAAGCTCCCAAAATTCAGCGACTAGAAGTTGAGCAAGTCACCACCCTAAAACAGGACAACGGCCAACCCTATCCACCTAATACGATCGCTCCTGCGGGCATTGGTCTGTCTCCACAAAGTTCTGTTTTCATTTCAAGCGACAACTTAGATGCGGCGGGGACCACACCTTTAGTCGGCGAGTTTGATCTAGCCACTGGCAAGTTACGGCAACGGCTACCGATCCCGAATCGGTTCTTACCCAATACGGGTACACTAGAAGCACCTGTCGGAGTCCAAGCACATGGAGCCTTTTCAGCCCTTACCCTTAGCGCTCCTAGTGTCAGCCCTGCTAACTTAGAACCGTTTCGCATCTTCACTGCCACTCAATCAGCCTTGGTACAAGACCGCGAAACAGAGAACCAAACCGCCAATAATCGCTTACTCCACTACCTAATTGGAGATGGCCCCCCGGTACTGATTGCCGAGCATGTGTATCCCATCAAAGCTCCTCCCGTGGGCGCGATCGCCCCTCAACTCACAGAACTCATGGTTCTCGATCAAGGCGGGCATTTCTTGAGCTTGGAAGAAACCCTCGATGACACCAACCCCTC
This region of Trichocoleus desertorum NBK24 genomic DNA includes:
- a CDS encoding universal stress protein; this translates as MLKTIVIALDSSGLAEQVMQALQALVLQPSTKIVLAHVISPSEEERELAADQPHQDFEPLPYRNLEKQLQSYQATLTCPSELEIVSGDPAEEIVRLANIYEADLIMIGSRGLTGLNRIIQGSVSSQVVESAPCSVWVVKPKFQ
- a CDS encoding glycosyltransferase family 2 protein translates to MFASSDNPELSIVIPFYNEALNIDHLFERLLSVLDQLQVQYEVICINDGSQDDTLKYLVKHHQRRPEIKVINLSRNFGKEVALTAGLDFSQGAAVVPIDADLQDPPELIGDLMAKWREGYDVVFATRRSRQGESWIKRWTADVFYRLIGRMSQVPIPRNTGDFRLLDRRVIDALKQMPERTRFMKGLFAWVGFKQAAVFYDRPQRYKGTTTWNYWRLWNFAVDGITSFSFLPLKVWSYLGLSLSIPSFCYATFLVVRTLIFGIDVPGYASLMVVVLFLGGIQLITLGIIGEYLGRVYEEVKRRPLYLVREAYGFKTTNPE
- a CDS encoding bifunctional serine/threonine-protein kinase/ABC transporter substrate-binding protein, whose protein sequence is MLGRLLGARYKVIQALGSGGFGQTYIAEDMQRPGNPPCVLKHLNFSTHHSQVLQQVRRLFYAEAETLEKLGKHHDQIPQLLAYFEEEQEFYLVQEFIPGNPLSVELPGGTKLSEAQVIGILEDVLGVLAYVHSQGVIHRDIKPDNLIRRQQDGKLVLIDFGAVKTITNQVVETTGQTQLSVPIYTSGYGASEQCLGKPQFSSDIYALGVIAIQALTGMRPSQFPLDPESSEIVWHDQARVSLHLRNIIDKMVRYHFSQRYQSAIAVLQDLHQIADAPVATSDPVKPAATPIVAPTVNPIRPVKSERFRRLWPVLLGVGVAAIASFGVAALLKKPLLQPFIDAAVETPTETLNPLTSSDSAIATTNMSWGEKILTPGVAPPTKQKGVDAFAASAYPQAVIALEAARQAERSDPETLIYLNNARIGATPAHAIAVAVPLGDTLYSSLEILRGVAHAQTQVNQKGGINGVPLKVAIANDSNQAELAEAIATTLVNRSEVLGVVGHGTSDTTLAAGQVYQAGELAMVAPVSSAVQLSTLGDYIFRVMPSDRFTARALCNYMLTQLQKKRVAIFFSSGSSYSESLSSEFKNALFYGNQGQVVAEFDLAGPDFNAYETVEQAIKKKAEVIMLAAPSQVSDRALQVVQMNRRRLPVLAGDSIYTKKTLQVGGEAAVGMVVAVPSNVLGNTRLPFQQQAQKLWGHEIDWRTALAYDSTQTLVAGIQRDPSRRGVRQTLETPNFAATGALGAVSFSPTGDREGVVQLVQVAPASKQQPQVYRFKPIN
- a CDS encoding ABC transporter permease gives rise to the protein MSRSVTPPKPSVPSENAALPSHAVGLAAKTALPQTSALSDFVQETLALTRRLFIQLQRRPSTLIAGIIQPLMWLVLFGALFQNVPQGLFGDSQSYGQFLGAGIIVFTAFGGALNAGLPVMFDREFGFLNRLLVAPLASRFSIVVASAIFITTLSLIQTAVIVSAIAFLGAGLPNLLGLGVVTLIVFALVLGVTGLSLGLAFALPGHVELIAVIFVTNLPLLFASTALAPLSFMPRWLQVVATLNPLSYAIEPIRYLYLHNDWALNSVVMQAPWGAVSLGGALLVLLAFDLVALLSIQPLLRRTFA
- a CDS encoding ABC transporter ATP-binding protein; this encodes MPPAVLIQHLQKHYGQVEAVKDVSFQVEPGEIFGLLGPNGAGKTTTIRCLCTLAQPDAGKVEVSGVSVTENPRAARQLLGYVAQEVALDKVLTGRELLQLQAALYHLPRTIAKERIATAIELLGLAEWADKKTGTYSGGLRKRLDLAAGLLHQPDVLVLDEPTVGLDIESRVAVWNFLRQLRAAGTAVLITSHYLEEIDALADRVAIIDRGLVIAAGTPSALKDQVGGDRITLRIREFTPPEEAEKARAMLESLPTVQEVIINSAQGNSLNLVVASQSEALTTVQQALKEAGLPTFGIAQARPSLDDVYLAATGRTLVDAELAAAGSRDPKAERKQNMR